A DNA window from Paenibacillus andongensis contains the following coding sequences:
- a CDS encoding FxsA family protein: MFRIILAILILVPAIEITILIALGHFIGGWSTFALIIISGFLGAYFAKREGRKVLEYAKFEWSQGQLPTQHLLDGICIFIGGILLILPGFITDIFGFLLVLPYTRPIFKVMLLALIRKQIGKGGINIIKRR, from the coding sequence ATGTTTCGCATTATACTTGCCATACTTATTCTAGTACCTGCTATAGAAATTACGATTCTCATTGCACTGGGGCATTTTATAGGCGGCTGGTCAACATTCGCGCTTATTATAATAAGCGGCTTTTTAGGTGCCTATTTCGCCAAGCGGGAAGGACGCAAAGTGTTGGAATATGCCAAGTTTGAGTGGTCTCAAGGCCAATTGCCTACACAGCATTTGTTAGATGGAATCTGTATTTTCATTGGAGGCATTTTATTAATTTTGCCTGGATTCATCACGGATATTTTCGGATTTCTACTTGTTTTGCCTTACACGAGACCGATCTTCAAAGTGATGCTGCTTGCATTGATTCGAAAGCAAATCGGCAAAGGCGGAATCAATATCATAAAACGTAGATAA
- the accD gene encoding acetyl-CoA carboxylase, carboxyltransferase subunit beta: MLKDLFQKRKYATIPSEKTKRDIPEGLMNKCPKCGTIQTSKELEKNLKVCTACGYHYRLSALERLQITLDEGQILEYDADMISEDPLEFPDYVEKLDKAKSTTKLQDAIMTGEGTIGGYPVIVAAMSFDFMGGSLGSVVGEKITRAIEAATHKKVPIIIYSTSGGARMQESILSLMQMAKTSAALSKLNEEGGLFISIITDPTFGGVSASFAMLGDIIIAEPAAPFGFTGRRVIEQTIKQKLPDNFQTSEFNLEHGQLDKVVSRKDIRPTLIKLLDMHGVKGEATYGG; this comes from the coding sequence GTGCTAAAGGATTTATTTCAAAAGCGTAAGTATGCAACGATTCCTTCCGAGAAAACAAAACGGGATATTCCCGAAGGTTTAATGAATAAATGCCCGAAATGCGGTACGATCCAAACAAGCAAAGAGCTTGAGAAAAATTTAAAAGTCTGTACAGCTTGTGGCTATCATTATCGTTTAAGCGCGTTAGAACGTCTCCAGATAACACTCGATGAAGGTCAGATTTTGGAATACGACGCAGATATGATCTCTGAGGATCCTTTGGAGTTCCCTGATTACGTAGAGAAATTGGATAAAGCGAAGAGCACAACGAAATTACAAGATGCAATTATGACCGGGGAAGGTACGATTGGCGGCTATCCGGTTATTGTTGCGGCTATGAGTTTTGACTTCATGGGTGGATCACTAGGCTCCGTTGTTGGTGAGAAAATAACAAGAGCGATCGAAGCTGCAACTCATAAGAAAGTGCCAATTATCATTTATTCCACATCAGGTGGAGCTCGTATGCAAGAAAGCATTCTCAGCTTGATGCAAATGGCGAAGACAAGCGCGGCTTTGTCCAAGCTGAACGAGGAAGGCGGATTGTTTATTTCTATTATTACAGATCCGACTTTCGGCGGTGTATCTGCGAGTTTTGCGATGTTAGGCGATATTATTATTGCTGAACCGGCTGCCCCATTTGGATTTACAGGCCGTCGTGTTATTGAACAAACGATTAAGCAGAAGCTGCCGGACAATTTCCAGACATCTGAATTCAATCTCGAGCATGGTCAGCTCGACAAGGTCGTGAGCCGTAAGGATATACGTCCAACGTTAATCAAGCTGTTAGACATGCACGGAGTGAAGGGGGAGGCGACTTATGGCGGGTGA
- a CDS encoding acyl-CoA thioesterase, which yields MTQERWHQHQFRVRYEETDQMGVVYHANYLTWFEIGRTEFIRELGYPYRRIEEKGLLLPLVEAEIKFKKPARYDDLVCVNTRVIDMSSVRLHFAYEIRKVSEEMTALTADSAAQPSEELLVMGQTHHVWVNPSWKPIRIEKEAPELWQLLAKYS from the coding sequence ATGACTCAGGAGCGCTGGCATCAGCATCAGTTTCGTGTGAGATATGAAGAAACGGATCAAATGGGGGTTGTGTACCATGCCAACTATTTGACGTGGTTCGAGATTGGGCGGACTGAATTTATCAGGGAGCTTGGTTACCCATACCGGCGAATTGAGGAGAAGGGACTATTGCTGCCGCTTGTTGAAGCGGAGATTAAGTTCAAGAAGCCTGCTCGTTACGATGATTTGGTATGTGTGAACACGCGAGTGATTGACATGAGCAGCGTTCGGCTCCATTTTGCCTATGAAATCCGTAAAGTTTCGGAGGAAATGACGGCTCTAACCGCAGATTCTGCTGCACAACCTTCTGAGGAATTACTTGTTATGGGACAAACACATCACGTTTGGGTGAATCCTTCTTGGAAGCCGATACGTATAGAAAAGGAAGCGCCAGAATTATGGCAGCTGTTAGCTAAGTATTCTTAA
- the pyk gene encoding pyruvate kinase gives MRKTKIVCTIGPASESQENLKKLLEAGMNVARLNFSHGDFEEHGARIRNLRAASAETGKVAAILLDTKGPEIRTGKLKEEPIELVQDKHIILTTEEILGDADRISVTYSNLPRDVAVGSTILIDDGLIGLSVVDIRGTEIECRIVNGGTIKSKKGVNVPGVKISLPGITEKDANDIVFGIEQGVDFIAASFVRKASDVMEIRELLERHNASHIQIISKIENQEGVDNLDEILEVSDGLMVARGDLGVEIPAEDVPVVQKQMIKKCNIVGKPVITATMMLDSMQRNPRPTRAEASDVANAVFDGTDAVMLSGETAAGKYPVESVQTMARIAERAEAALEYKEIFLRQAQAQQVTVTEAISQAVANSALELGAKAILTATESGYTARMVSKYRPKSPIIAVTPSEQVIRRLSLVWGVIPVMGVQAKTTDELFNLAVESSIKTGIVSLGDIVVITAGVPVGRSGTTNLIKVHHVGEMIAKGTGIGMQTATGIVVTARTPEEANAKMVDGAVLVTVSTDKEYMPAVQRASALITEVGGITSHAAVVALSLGIPVIVGVENAVELIKDGTEVSIYPEVGVIYSGQASVL, from the coding sequence ATGCGTAAAACGAAAATTGTCTGTACCATCGGACCTGCAAGCGAATCACAAGAGAATTTGAAAAAGCTTCTAGAAGCGGGAATGAATGTTGCCCGTCTTAACTTCTCCCACGGAGATTTTGAGGAGCACGGCGCACGTATCCGCAACCTTCGCGCTGCATCCGCTGAGACAGGCAAAGTAGCAGCTATTTTGCTTGATACCAAAGGACCGGAAATTCGTACGGGAAAATTGAAAGAAGAACCGATTGAGCTTGTTCAGGACAAGCACATCATTTTGACAACAGAAGAAATCTTGGGCGATGCAGATCGGATCTCAGTTACCTATTCGAATCTGCCGCGTGACGTTGCTGTTGGATCTACGATTCTAATCGATGATGGTCTAATTGGTCTTTCAGTTGTTGATATTCGTGGAACAGAAATCGAATGCCGCATTGTCAATGGTGGAACGATTAAAAGTAAAAAAGGCGTTAACGTGCCAGGTGTGAAAATCAGTCTTCCAGGAATCACGGAGAAGGATGCGAATGATATCGTCTTCGGTATCGAGCAAGGCGTAGATTTCATCGCGGCATCTTTCGTACGTAAAGCAAGTGACGTTATGGAAATTCGTGAATTGTTGGAAAGACACAATGCTTCACACATCCAAATCATTAGTAAAATCGAAAACCAAGAGGGCGTTGACAACTTAGACGAAATCCTTGAAGTATCCGATGGATTGATGGTTGCTCGTGGGGATCTTGGCGTTGAAATTCCAGCTGAAGATGTTCCGGTTGTCCAAAAACAGATGATCAAAAAATGTAACATCGTAGGTAAGCCGGTTATTACGGCGACGATGATGCTCGACTCCATGCAGCGTAACCCGCGCCCAACGCGTGCAGAAGCAAGTGACGTAGCTAATGCGGTGTTCGACGGAACAGATGCTGTGATGTTGTCCGGTGAAACAGCAGCAGGTAAATATCCAGTCGAGTCCGTACAAACGATGGCTCGGATCGCTGAGCGTGCGGAAGCAGCTTTGGAATATAAAGAAATTTTCCTTCGTCAAGCGCAAGCGCAGCAAGTTACTGTAACCGAAGCAATTTCACAAGCGGTAGCAAACTCAGCTTTGGAGTTGGGTGCGAAGGCGATTTTAACAGCTACGGAAAGTGGATATACAGCTAGGATGGTATCCAAATACCGTCCGAAATCACCAATCATCGCAGTTACGCCTAGCGAGCAAGTCATTCGCCGCTTATCCCTCGTTTGGGGTGTTATTCCGGTGATGGGCGTGCAAGCGAAAACGACGGACGAGCTGTTCAACCTTGCGGTAGAGAGCAGCATCAAAACAGGTATCGTGTCTCTTGGAGATATCGTTGTCATTACGGCAGGTGTACCTGTTGGACGCTCCGGAACAACGAACTTGATCAAAGTTCATCACGTGGGTGAGATGATTGCCAAAGGTACGGGGATCGGCATGCAAACAGCAACGGGGATCGTTGTAACGGCTCGTACACCAGAAGAAGCGAATGCGAAAATGGTAGACGGTGCTGTACTTGTAACGGTATCAACGGACAAAGAATATATGCCAGCTGTACAAAGAGCTTCCGCGTTAATTACCGAAGTTGGCGGAATCACGTCCCATGCGGCAGTTGTTGCTTTAAGCCTTGGTATTCCGGTTATTGTAGGCGTTGAGAACGCAGTGGAATTAATCAAAGACGGCACAGAAGTATCGATCTATCCAGAAGTTGGCGTTATCTACTCTGGTCAAGCGAGCGTTCTGTAA
- a CDS encoding RNA degradosome polyphosphate kinase, whose product MSIAREPDLKEVKELKEVKEVKEISTKYLNRDLSWIEFNWRVLEEAQDASTPLLERVKFLSIVSSNLDEFMSVRVAGLKDQIKAGYTKKDFTGYTPAGLIKRIMKRTAKMVTEQYKTYREVTRLLTKEGIVFTEYEDLNTTQKKAMDAYYHDIIFPVLTPMAVDQSRPFPLVHNQSVYLAVLLVREGDDPDEEPYFAIIQVPSNLSRYISVPTRPNSKKTEFILLEELIEHHIESLFSGYIPISVHGFRVTRNADLTLNEEGAEDLLEEIEKELRRRRWGAPVRLEVQEGIHPYALAQLQDEFEIEEQIFEIDGPLDITYFMKLAGTLSGYENLRYPRVAAKYPIEFEDTNDFFEVLKQKDVLVHHPYETFDAVTDFIIHAAYDPKVLAIKMTLYRASGNSPIIQALARAAESGKQVTVVVELKARFDEERNIAWARMLEKSGCHVVYGLVGLKTHAKITLVVRQEEQTLRRYVHVGTGNYNDSTARLYTDVGLFTSNSVIGEDASALFNEITGYSAPHDWQSFAVAPTDLKDKLFELIEREAAHARAGRPARIIAKMNSLSNQEMVDALYAASQAGVKIELIIRGVCCLRPGVPGISENITVRSIVDRFLEHSRIYYFENGGLVDVYLSSADWMTRNLTRRIELMCPVLDQEMKKMMIQILNVTLHDNVKARELMPNGMYSRIKNELTPYRSQFEAMKITSWKKLRLES is encoded by the coding sequence ATGAGTATTGCGCGCGAACCAGATTTAAAGGAAGTTAAGGAGCTCAAAGAAGTCAAGGAAGTCAAAGAAATTTCAACCAAGTACTTGAACCGGGACTTAAGCTGGATCGAGTTCAATTGGCGTGTTCTGGAGGAAGCTCAAGATGCGAGCACTCCCTTGCTTGAGCGTGTGAAATTTCTATCAATCGTATCCAGTAATCTCGATGAGTTCATGAGTGTTCGTGTCGCAGGACTGAAGGATCAGATCAAAGCTGGTTATACCAAGAAAGACTTCACAGGCTACACGCCTGCCGGCCTTATTAAACGAATTATGAAGCGCACAGCCAAAATGGTCACCGAACAGTACAAAACGTATCGTGAAGTAACGAGACTGCTAACCAAAGAAGGCATTGTATTTACGGAATATGAAGATTTGAATACGACACAGAAAAAAGCCATGGATGCTTATTATCATGATATTATTTTTCCCGTATTAACGCCGATGGCCGTGGATCAAAGTCGTCCATTTCCACTTGTTCATAATCAATCCGTCTATTTAGCCGTCTTGCTTGTGCGGGAAGGGGATGATCCGGATGAAGAGCCTTATTTTGCCATCATTCAAGTTCCGAGCAATTTATCCCGTTATATTTCCGTGCCAACACGGCCAAATAGTAAAAAAACAGAATTTATTCTTCTTGAAGAATTGATCGAGCATCATATAGAATCGCTTTTCAGTGGATACATACCGATTTCCGTACATGGGTTCAGGGTGACTCGGAACGCCGATTTAACGCTCAATGAAGAAGGGGCGGAAGATCTGCTTGAGGAGATCGAGAAGGAGCTTAGACGCAGACGCTGGGGCGCTCCTGTTCGACTTGAAGTACAAGAGGGCATTCATCCATATGCGCTTGCACAACTTCAGGATGAATTCGAGATTGAAGAACAAATTTTTGAAATCGACGGTCCGCTGGACATCACTTATTTCATGAAGCTTGCCGGTACGCTGAGTGGCTATGAAAATCTTCGCTATCCGCGTGTAGCTGCTAAATACCCGATAGAATTTGAGGATACGAACGACTTCTTCGAGGTACTTAAACAAAAGGATGTCTTGGTACATCATCCCTATGAAACGTTCGACGCTGTAACCGACTTCATCATCCATGCCGCCTATGATCCGAAAGTGCTCGCAATCAAAATGACACTGTATAGAGCGAGCGGAAACTCGCCGATTATTCAAGCGTTAGCCAGAGCCGCAGAGTCTGGGAAACAGGTCACAGTAGTTGTTGAGTTGAAAGCTAGATTTGACGAAGAACGCAATATTGCCTGGGCAAGAATGCTTGAAAAGTCAGGCTGTCATGTGGTTTATGGGCTTGTTGGGCTCAAGACGCATGCCAAGATCACACTCGTTGTTAGACAGGAAGAGCAGACGCTCCGCCGATACGTGCATGTGGGAACGGGGAACTATAACGATAGCACAGCCCGCCTTTACACAGACGTAGGGCTATTCACTTCAAACAGTGTAATTGGAGAGGATGCCTCTGCACTTTTCAATGAAATTACTGGCTACTCCGCGCCTCATGATTGGCAATCTTTCGCTGTGGCTCCTACGGATTTGAAGGATAAGCTATTCGAGCTTATTGAACGTGAAGCGGCGCACGCAAGAGCGGGCAGACCAGCCCGAATTATTGCGAAAATGAATTCATTATCCAATCAAGAGATGGTAGATGCCTTGTATGCGGCGTCGCAAGCAGGCGTCAAGATTGAATTGATTATTCGCGGCGTATGCTGCTTGCGTCCTGGGGTCCCTGGGATTAGCGAGAATATTACGGTTCGGAGTATCGTGGATCGTTTCTTAGAGCATTCCCGCATTTATTATTTCGAAAATGGCGGACTCGTTGATGTATATTTATCTTCGGCTGACTGGATGACACGTAATTTGACGCGTCGTATTGAGCTAATGTGTCCGGTTCTTGATCAGGAAATGAAGAAAATGATGATTCAAATACTGAATGTCACTCTGCATGATAATGTCAAAGCAAGAGAACTGATGCCCAATGGCATGTACAGTCGCATAAAAAATGAACTGACCCCTTATCGGAGCCAGTTCGAGGCGATGAAAATTACTTCTTGGAAAAAACTCCGGCTTGAGTCTTAA
- a CDS encoding acetyl-CoA carboxylase carboxyltransferase subunit alpha: MAGEMPFEQPLAELKKKIAELRTFGAEKKIDFSEEIRRLEERYVELENELYANMSSAEKMQLARHPQRPTTIDYIGTIFTDFIEFHGDRLYGDDLAIVGGLAKLNGIPVTVVGHQKGKDTKDNIARNFGCPHPEGFRKALRMMRQANKFKRPIVTFIDTKGAFPGNAAEERGQGEAIARNLLEMASFRVPIICIVIGEGGSGGALALGVGNKVLMLENAIYSVISPEGAASILYKDASKALHAAEAMKITADHILDLKVIDGIIPEPKGGAHRDLAAQAELIKTAIWEQLQHLLSMDEQELLEDRYRKFREIGRFTFTQEGNHA, encoded by the coding sequence ATGGCGGGTGAAATGCCGTTTGAACAGCCGCTGGCGGAACTAAAGAAGAAGATTGCGGAACTGCGCACATTTGGCGCGGAGAAGAAAATTGACTTTTCAGAGGAAATTCGCCGTTTGGAAGAAAGATATGTTGAACTTGAGAATGAGCTTTATGCGAATATGTCTTCTGCAGAGAAAATGCAGTTGGCTCGTCATCCGCAAAGGCCAACAACCATTGATTATATTGGAACCATTTTTACGGATTTCATAGAGTTTCATGGAGATCGCCTATATGGGGATGACCTTGCGATTGTAGGTGGATTAGCCAAGCTGAACGGCATTCCGGTTACGGTTGTCGGTCATCAAAAAGGGAAAGACACGAAGGACAATATTGCTCGTAACTTCGGTTGTCCGCATCCGGAAGGGTTCCGTAAAGCGCTGCGAATGATGCGTCAAGCGAACAAGTTCAAACGTCCTATTGTGACATTTATTGATACCAAAGGGGCATTCCCTGGGAATGCTGCAGAAGAGCGCGGCCAAGGAGAAGCGATTGCCAGAAATTTACTGGAAATGGCCTCTTTTCGTGTGCCGATCATCTGTATTGTTATTGGCGAAGGTGGCAGTGGTGGCGCACTAGCGTTAGGTGTAGGTAACAAGGTATTAATGTTGGAGAATGCTATCTATTCGGTTATTAGTCCCGAAGGCGCGGCTTCCATCTTATATAAAGATGCTTCCAAAGCTTTACACGCGGCAGAAGCAATGAAAATTACTGCGGATCATATCTTGGATCTTAAGGTGATCGACGGTATTATTCCAGAACCCAAAGGTGGCGCACACCGGGATTTAGCCGCACAAGCAGAATTGATCAAAACAGCTATCTGGGAACAGCTTCAGCATTTGCTAAGTATGGACGAACAGGAGCTGCTCGAGGACCGCTACCGCAAATTTAGAGAGATCGGCCGGTTCACATTCACTCAGGAGGGAAACCATGCGTAA
- the ytvI gene encoding sporulation integral membrane protein YtvI, which yields MGILNPRLVHQIFRGIWVALIIVLIGLAFFYIIPLIYPFIFGWILALMLNPLVNFFQFKLKFPRWLAVTLSMLLFLGAMVTAITLLVANIVVELGSLADTLQIQINLWVEQFNVFINSIAFQDWIERINQFFENNPKYQETVNNNLSSTAGSIADVSKFIIGYVFDTLKRLLTSLPNIATITIIVMLATFFISKDWYQLIKRYKGIFSDMIVKTTQLIRNDLQKALFGYIRAQLILVSLTALVVIIGLLVLRVNYAITIGLLTGLADLMPYLGTGAVMVPWILYVFFAQGDYFLGIGLSVLYGVIVIARQIMEPKVLASSVGLDPLATLIAMFVGLKLFGLLGLIVGPVTLILVAAFYRAKIFHDIATYIQKGSVPPT from the coding sequence ATGGGGATCCTGAATCCACGTTTAGTTCACCAGATTTTCAGGGGCATTTGGGTGGCACTAATTATTGTTTTAATCGGACTCGCTTTCTTTTATATAATCCCACTGATTTACCCATTTATTTTCGGCTGGATTCTAGCTCTTATGCTAAATCCTCTCGTAAACTTCTTCCAATTTAAGCTGAAATTTCCGCGCTGGCTCGCCGTGACCTTATCCATGTTGTTATTTCTGGGTGCCATGGTTACGGCCATAACCTTGCTTGTTGCGAATATAGTCGTTGAATTAGGTTCACTTGCGGATACCTTGCAGATTCAGATTAACCTGTGGGTCGAACAATTCAATGTTTTCATTAATTCCATTGCTTTTCAAGATTGGATTGAACGTATAAATCAGTTTTTTGAAAATAACCCGAAATACCAAGAAACGGTCAACAACAATTTATCTTCAACAGCAGGCTCCATTGCAGACGTTAGTAAGTTCATCATAGGCTATGTATTTGATACTTTGAAAAGACTTCTAACTTCTTTGCCGAATATCGCAACCATCACCATCATTGTTATGCTGGCCACCTTTTTCATTAGTAAAGATTGGTATCAGCTTATCAAACGGTATAAAGGGATCTTCTCCGACATGATTGTGAAAACCACTCAATTGATCCGGAACGATTTGCAAAAAGCACTGTTCGGCTACATACGCGCCCAACTGATTCTTGTTTCACTAACCGCTCTTGTGGTTATCATTGGCTTGCTGGTATTGCGTGTCAACTATGCCATAACCATCGGTTTATTAACAGGCTTAGCAGACCTGATGCCTTATTTGGGGACAGGTGCGGTCATGGTACCTTGGATTTTGTATGTTTTCTTTGCGCAAGGAGATTATTTTCTTGGAATTGGCCTAAGCGTACTATACGGCGTCATCGTAATTGCCAGACAGATTATGGAACCTAAAGTGCTCGCCTCCTCAGTCGGATTAGACCCTCTGGCTACGCTAATCGCCATGTTCGTTGGATTGAAACTATTCGGACTCCTCGGGCTCATTGTTGGTCCTGTGACTCTCATTCTGGTTGCCGCGTTCTATCGTGCAAAAATCTTTCATGATATAGCAACTTACATACAAAAAGGCTCGGTTCCTCCCACATAA
- a CDS encoding phosphatidylglycerophosphatase A family protein, producing the protein MTEQHMVQLLQRRGVTVEQISEIVFKLQKPYNDQLSQEDCIESVLAVLAKREVQYTLYTGIALDELAEKKLLPEPLQSILEADEPLFGVDETLALGIVHVYGMIGLTSFGYLDKEKMGIIRTLNDDKSSVHVFLDDLICGLAAAASARIAHQNEHAPDYSSKLRLD; encoded by the coding sequence ATGACCGAACAACATATGGTCCAGTTGCTGCAAAGACGTGGTGTAACGGTAGAGCAAATCTCTGAAATTGTGTTCAAGCTGCAAAAGCCTTATAATGATCAACTATCGCAAGAAGATTGTATCGAGAGTGTGCTGGCTGTTCTCGCCAAACGGGAAGTACAGTATACGCTATATACAGGCATTGCTCTTGATGAATTGGCAGAGAAAAAGCTGTTGCCCGAGCCTTTGCAATCGATTCTTGAAGCGGATGAACCCCTGTTCGGTGTTGATGAAACTCTGGCCCTAGGCATTGTTCATGTATATGGGATGATTGGCTTAACTAGCTTTGGCTATTTAGATAAGGAAAAAATGGGTATTATCCGTACATTAAATGATGATAAAAGTTCTGTGCATGTTTTTCTGGATGATTTGATCTGTGGTTTGGCAGCTGCCGCTTCTGCCAGAATCGCTCATCAGAATGAGCATGCGCCTGATTATAGCAGTAAATTACGTCTGGACTAG